The genomic interval GGTGCCGGCGCTGGGCGGCGGGTTCTCCCGGGCCGTCTACATGGAGGACGTGGCCAACGTGCGCAACCCGCGCCTGGTCAAATCGCTGAAGGCGGCGTTGCAGGCCCTGCCGAACGTCACCATCCGCGAGCAGTGCGAAGTCGGTGGATTCGTCCGCGAAGCGGGCCGGGTGGTCGGCGTCGAGACCTCGGTGGGCGTGATCCGCGGCGATCAGGTGGTGTTGACCACCGGCGCCTGGAGCGGCGAACTGCTCAAGACCCTGGGCCTGACGTTGCCGGTCGAGCCGGTCAAAGGCCAGATGATCCTCTACAAATGTGCGGCGGACTTTTTGCCGAGCATGGTGCTGGCCAAGGGGCGCTATGCGATTCCGCGCCGCGACGGGCACATCCTGATCGGCAGCACGCTGGAGCATGAAGGCTTCGACAAGACGCCGACCGACGTGGCCTTGGCCAGCCTGAAGGCTTCGGCGGTGGAGCTGCTGCCGGCGCTGGCCGACGCCGAGGTGGTGGGGCATTGGGCCGGCCTGCGGCCGGGCTCGCCGGAAGGCGTTCCCTACATCGGCGCCGTGCCGGGCTTTGACGGGCTGTGGCTCAACTGCGGGCATTACCGCAACGGGCTGGTGCTGGCGCCGGCGTCGTGTCAGTTGTTCGCCGATGTGATGCTGGGGCGGGCGCCGATCATCGATCCGGCCCCGTATGCGCCGCAGGGGCGGATCTAGCCGGCACTCGGCGCGTCGGCGAGGCCGCCATCGTCGGATCGCCGCCCGGAGCGGGCTTGCCCGCGAAGGCGTCAGTCAAGGCACCGCAGGACAAGACAGTCGCTCCCTTAAAGGGCCTCAGTCCAGCCCCAGTTTCTTGAGGCGGTAGCGCATCGAGCGGAACGACAGGTTCAGGCGTTGCGCCGCCGCCGTGCGGTTCCAGCGGGTTTCCTCGAGCGCTTGCAGGATCAGCTTGCGCTCGACGTTTTCCAGGTAGTCCTCCAGGTTGTCGATCTGCGTCAGGTCGGCGATGCCGCCCTCGGCCGCGCAGTTGCCTTCGCTCAGGCGCAGGTCGTCGGCTTCGATCGTGCGGTT from Pseudomonas ekonensis carries:
- the thiO gene encoding glycine oxidase ThiO — translated: MTRQQQVVIVGGGVIGLLTAYNLASEVGSVVLLDRSDLGRESSWAGGGIVSPLYPWRYSPAVTALAHWSQDFYPQLGERLFAATGVDPEVHTTGLYWLDLDDEAEALAWAEREGRPLRPVDISAAHDAVPALGGGFSRAVYMEDVANVRNPRLVKSLKAALQALPNVTIREQCEVGGFVREAGRVVGVETSVGVIRGDQVVLTTGAWSGELLKTLGLTLPVEPVKGQMILYKCAADFLPSMVLAKGRYAIPRRDGHILIGSTLEHEGFDKTPTDVALASLKASAVELLPALADAEVVGHWAGLRPGSPEGVPYIGAVPGFDGLWLNCGHYRNGLVLAPASCQLFADVMLGRAPIIDPAPYAPQGRI